The Coccidioides posadasii str. Silveira chromosome 2, complete sequence genomic interval CTCGTTAATACAGAGAGACGAAGGTATGTTTAAAACTTGGTCATTGTTGGATGACCTTGCTTGTTGGAGCAAAGACGCCCTGAAGGCGGGGCTGATGGGCAATTGCGACGTGAGGAGACTGTCGTGGGAGGAAGAGTACCGCTTGGAATATCGTCTAATGTCGTCAATGCACGGATTGATAGGTAAATTCGATGTGAAAAGGTCATCGGAAGGTATCGAGGGGGTATCAAGGTGTATCGCAGAAATACTGTCTTTATCCACGAAAGATATGCGGGTGGCGAGCCTGTGAGTCGACAGCCCCAGGTCTGCCTTCGCAGTCGAATACGCCGTAAAAGCCGGGTTAATGGGTAGctttgacaaaagcaaattGTTGAAGTCTGATGCGTACAATACTTGTGTGGTAGCTTTGTGACAAGCAGCACTGCTCAAATCCCCACTATCAGCAGTGGCTTCTTCACTGCTAGAAGTTGCCCCCGCTGGGTATGTCTCAGAAAGTAGGTCAGGGTCAGAATATACTCGTCGCGCCTTGGTTTTCCCGTTGCTTAGAATGAAAGGGTTTTCGAAAGAATATGGAATATGTCCCCCAACACCGGTAAGCACTTCCGGAAGTTCCTTCGTTTCAGAGACGATTATTTTGGGACAAGTAGCCTGGCTTCCAGGTTCCAGTGAATCCAACTGCGTTTCCTGCTGAATTGGAAAGACACCCGTGTTCAAAACAGGTTGGCAGGAAAAAGGATTCCTAGAATTATTTGGGTCTAGTTCACATTGCGTGAAGTCTTCAAGGATAGGGTGGTTGTCAGTGGGCTCCACTGATAGGCTGGCTTCCTCTGGGCAGGACAGATCACCGACAGGAAAACGCAAGACGTGGTCATCTAGTACTTCATCTTGCAACCTCGTGGTGTCATACTGTGTCGAATTCGCGCTTGTTCGACGCGTTGTTGTCAGGTGGAGCGCCACATTGCTGTGCATATCACTGTCCAGGCTCCGGTTAGAATTGGGCAAACTGTGGATATGGATGCTGTCAGCTGATTGCTCCCAAAAGCCATCCGGCTGGTGATTATGATGGCAAACATCTGAATCCGCAACGTCACATCTCTGGGTAGTGATGAAATTGCCAGAATCCTGTTCAGGGTACTCTAAGAACTTTTCCAGAGCGTGGTTAGGCAGATCCTGTGGAAATAGTGTCAACAATTCCTTGGCAGAAAGACGATTCTGGGGCCTTGGGTTCAGACAAATATGGACTATGTTTCGGAAATAATCAGGTATCTTTAAATCACCTGGGATATTCAAGGGACGAGGCTGCGCTCCAGGCTCATCTTCTTCCATAGCCATGGCCCAGAGGGTCATGCCTAGTTGGAAGAGATCCGATTTCACGCCAATATACATTGATATTCTTTGCTTGCTTTCAATCTTTTTGGTGAATTCTGGAGGTTCCCAGCCAATCGGGCATCCGCGCCGATTGATATCAATGATTTTGGCATCATCATTTGCATCAACAACCACATTTGACACTGTGAAATCTCCTTGAACAAACCCAGCTTCATGGATATCGGCAAGGCCCTTGATAATTTGTCGAGCCCAGCGCTCTCGCCGAATCCATTCTATCTTGCCTTTGTAGTCAAAGAATAAGTCGGCCAATGAGCCCTGGGATGCGAAGTCAAGCAGAAGCCCTTTGACCACCGTCACAGAATCATCCACTAAGATGCCTTTAAACTTGATCACACAATCAGAATCTAGTAAAGCATGCAAAGCGTTGATCTCATATAAAAATTCTTCAACCGTATCTGGACCGGTTATCTCTTTTTTGACGTAGTTTTCTCCATTCAGCTTCACATGGTAGACGAAACCAGACAGATGGCTATGAAAAGCGATGTGACTTTCCGGGATTAGTGGCGGACTTAGATGGGCAATGCTTGAAATTGGCGGATAGGGAATAACCTCGTTGATATCTTCGGTGACATGAACATGCAAACGTCCCTCATGGGTCTGCAATTTTAGATTCGTCACGGTATCATAGAATTCGATCTCGTCAATAGAATCCCTGATGGCTTCGTATATTCGGGCATTTTTGTCGCGGTGGAAACGTAGTTCCTTGAGATCCTGTTCGAGAGAGTCTAGCTCCGCGTCCCGATAATCACAGGTCACAGTCACTCTCCGCCAGCGGTTAGGAGCTTCCGCATAGGTGATGAAAAATTTTTCGCGGTCCGACCTGTCCCGAAAGCGCAAACTCAAGTTCAAAATCCATTTTTTGTCCAATTCCAATTGCAACACGTGCTCAAAGTCTTCTCCATAGCCAGATGCAGTATCGGCATAAGTTGGGGTGTCGCAATTGTCGAGAATAGGAGAACAGTTCCTGAAACTTGCGCGAGTGGTAAGGCAGGAATTATCGTCCCAAGAGAAGTCTGGCGCCGAAGACCGAGGAGCGGAAAGAGCGCGTGAAGATCTCGTTCGAACGGAGCTGAGCGGCCTGCGATAGTCGGCAGAAATAGCGCGGCGGTGACTCTTTTCAGTTTTTTCGCTGAGGGTCAAAAGCTCTCTACGTTCAGCTTTTTGGGTCTCCAAATCCCCTTCTGCAGCAAAACTAAGGTTTACGTTATTCACAGATCGTCTCTGAGGAGGAGATATGCCATATTTGTCATCGCTATTGTCTTTAATATCGCTACTCTCGTGGTCGGGCCGCTTGACAGGCCGACGCGGTTCAatgggtggtggtggcgcggcaagagggagagggagaggaggcGGCACGGGAGAGGGAGGTCTGGGGGCGGGAGCGTTCTGCGGGCCTTTGCTTTCCTTTGCCAGCCATTTTCGCAAACCCAATCGATGCAGGAAGCTCTGTTTAATAGGGGCGGATTTCTTGAGGTTAGGCATGGGTAATATGGGGTCCAGAAACGGGCCGGAAGTGTCCGCAATTGAGATGGCCATGCAGCACGACTTGACACGAGCTCTGGCTCGACCGCCGCGTTACAACTGACCAGGACGACAACCGGCTCAAGACGGTCGGGACGTCCATATGAAAAGAAGTGTAATGAGGGGGCCAATCGAATCCGGATCACCTCTCCCTGCGAGCGTGCGAAAGGCGTTTCGGGGAGGGGACAGCAACGAGGTGAAGGTTGAGAACTGGGAGTCGCTGCTGTCGATTAGCCTATTTAAATAGCTTCCAGGTGCATTGGGTTTCGCGGACGCTGAGAGGGGTATTGCTCTTCCTTTGGTGTAACACGATCACGCAAACAGGCAGTAGGAGTACGAGCGTGTAGGCGAAAGTGTTCCTCGCTAAGCACCGACGTCGGTTGATATCGCCCACCCAGGATGGCAGCACCAGAAAACGGGAATGTAGAAACAAGATAGCAGCAAGGCAATCGAATAGATTTGCTTCTCTAGATCAAGTGGGCATCAATGGAAAGAAATGAGGAGGAGCTTTCACTTGGTGCGGGACGGGGAGGCCGTGGTGACGCTGCGTTGTTCTCTTTGATTCTGTTGGCGGATAGGTTGAGGGTAGATAGTACATTCTATTGCAGTACTTGCTTTCTTCAATGTAACTTTGGCGGCAAGGAATTGGCCTGCTGAGTCGAGCGGCAGCGTGAAGAGCGAGAAAATCAGCACCAGAATGAGGCTGATGGGCGGTGGTGATGATCGGCTTTTCAGGAAAATAGCCTGGGATGAAAATTTCgaggccttttttttttcaccaAGGTCTCACCGCCAACGGAAAAATTCCTCAATAATAAGATCGCAATTTCGTCAAATAAACAAACAGTAATAAGGTCTCAAACTAGGGTGCCAGATAATGATTTATTCGGTCCAGAGCCGCGATTTGTCGAGAGAAACATGCCGGACCCTACATACAAAGAACCTCGCTCGAATAACCGTCCGTCTCTCAACAGCAATAAAGGCGACGCCAGGGGAGAAACACCCCTTGTAGGCCTGCCCCCGGACACACTGCAAAGTGAAGCAACTCTCCCTGCGTGATTTTTCTAGAAATTCCCGACGAGGCCTTCCCGCTCTCCAAGGCCTCCCAGGATATAAAAACCTCTTGCATCGCCGATTTGTTGGATGCAGAAACTCTAGTGATCTCATATCGGGACCCATGGGTTGGCTTCCATGGTCGTACTGTGGTTCTCTCGCTCTCCAGACCCAGACTTTGCAGCGGTTCCCATTTTCATTTAAGCCCACGCCCGGGATAATGCACAGTGGAGACACTCGCCGACATTCCTAGTTACATGTCCGCTGCACTGAGTACAGATCCAGGTTCCCCCCCTCTCTACCCTGATTTGCCCGGCTTTCTCAACTCGAAATATCCCAGCAAGGAAATATCATTCGAAGAGCGTTTCCCGTTATCTGTTGGGCATTCGCATTGGTAAGGCGTCCGCAGCCCTCCACTGCCTTACATACACACACCCAGGCATCTGCATTTTCTGCATTAGTCGGAGTTTGTTCGCAAgccctgtttgtttgctgtcAACTTAGGTCACTTTAGGGCAAAGCGTGCTCAGCACCGATCACGTTCAATGCCAGCAGGCTGCGCTGGCTCCAATTGACGAACGCATATAGTACTAAGCTACCGACGCGGTACTCTTCCGagcctccttctcctcctttcATTCCGTCATCGTTGCCATCTCGTGTGCAATTTTGCCTTCTGCGGATTCTTCTGGGATTTCGGTGTGTAGAGTCAGATCAATAAATCCTGACAGGTGGCCCTGTTTTAGAGATGGTTACCCTGCTTCgtctcatcttcatcctTTTTAAAACACCCATGAGACCCCTTGACTCCTCCATGTCAATCATTCACATGCGCTTTAGCCGACTTAAATTTCTTCATCGCCATCCTGTAGTTCAAAGACCATTGGATGGAAAGCGAAGGATATCCCATGGAACCCCAAATCCCAGATGTGGCTATCACAGGTTGGAACAAAGCCATACATCAAAAAAGGACATCAAGCTCGGGCCCATCCAAAAGAATTTGTAGAAAATAAATCTTTAACTTGAGCGTTTTGGAGGCTGGACGCCAATTCGCAGGGATATTTTTCACGGTATCCCGTCCAACTGAAAATCCCGGAGCCGGTCAATTGCGGCTTTGCGTCTCCCCGTTCTTGGTATGCACACACTGTTCGAGTGTCTGTACGTCCCCAACATGCATGCACTTCAGTCTCTACATCAATGCACCTCGCTGCATGCACTCTGCCTGTGCCCCAGACTTTGTTCTTCAATCAGATCATCTCTTCGTAGACAAAATAATCACTAAGGTAATATACAAGGATGCCAAAGCTTGCTAGTAAACAAACAATGCCCCAAAAAAACAGTAATAAGCCAAAAAAGCGCAGCCCAGTGAACGAGTGGAGTGTCTTTAgagtttttttttctcgGCCCTATGGAAGCGTACGATTCTTCCACTGCATACGCCCGACATCATCACCTGAGGCGGCAAGGGAGCAGAAAGTACAGAATAAGAAAATACAAAAAGAATACCAAAAATCTATCCATCATGCAAACAGCATAAAGTCCAAGGCTGTGCAGTTCTTTTCGCAGGAAAAAGGGGGGACAAGCATCACAACACGGGTGTGggtactgtacatacatatgaTCAATTGCCCACACTatacaaaaagaaaacagaaaaacTCCAGAGCATGCAAAAGAGATGGGAGAGATGCATGTGTATATGCTGGTTAGACAACAAATAGGAAGATTTTGTCTAGCATGGATATGCGCGAAAGCCAGGGAAATCATTAGGATGACAACAGAGCCCCAGTGTAACTGTAAACAGATTAGACGTCACTGCATACTGCTGTCAATGTGGCATTCATTCATTTAATTTCATCAGCTTTCTCCGAATCGCTCAGCTGAGCTTGCCATACGTTGTTGGCTCTCTTGGAATCAAGATCCTTGAAGACGAGGTCAAAGACTTCGGAGTACCAGCTAACAGCATGTCCATCGATTCCTTCCTTGATATTCTATATTTCATTCAACGGAACTCGGTTAGCTTGTTAACTGACTTTAAGGTTGATAATGATTATTGAGGGAAGAATACCTGTGGGAGTTCAAGCCAATCGGAGATATTATCCGAAGGGAAAATGATAGTTTTGGCTCCTGCACGGCGGGCGGCGACAGTCTTTTCTCTGAGTCCACCAATCCGGAGAACTTTACCTGTAACAGTAAGCTCTCCCGTCATGGCAATAGTCGGATCGATGGGCTGATCGAGGGCTAGAGATAACAATGAGGTGGCCATGGTTATTCCGGCGGACGGGCCTGGAAGGCGAAGTCAGTCAGCAAACCTCTTAATTGGAAAAAGGTGCAACCTCAAGGTGGCAGAGACATACCGTCTTTCTGAACTGCACCTTCGGGGCAATGTAGGTGGAGTCTGGCCTTCTCGAAAAATTTGTTCCCTGGGAAGTCCTTGGCTACAACAGACTTGGCGAAAGAGTACGCAATAACAGTCGATTCCTTCATAACAGTCATGAGATTACCCGTCTGTTCAAATCCCGGTTGCGACGATGGTGTCAGGGCAGACTGCAAGATCGTTTCGACATAAAGTGCTGCACCGCCCATACTCGTCCACGCCAAACCCATGGCGACACCAGGGGGAGTGACCTCATAGAGTCGATCGGAGGTGAAGACTGGTGGGCCGACATAATCCTTCAGGTTATCCTTCGTGATGACCACATGAACATCATCCGGGACATTTGCTGGAAGTAAGGGAGTCTCCCGATTCAAGTCCTCTGCTTCCTTTCCATTCTTCACGGCCTCCTGTGCTGCCCTAACTTCTTCTCTCACCACATCCTCTTCCGTAGGTTCCTCTTCGCGCAGATTTTGAATAATCTTCAAGGCTGCCTTTCTGTAGACCTTTTCGATCTGCTTTTTCAAGTTCCGAACTCCACTTTCTCTGCAGTAAGACTTGATAAGCTCCTCAATGGCATTCTTGTCCAGCTTCACATCAACTTCCTTCAGTCCGCTTAATTCCTTTGCAGCAGGAGCGAGATAACGTTCAGCAATCGCCATCTTTTCATCGGCAACGTACCCAGATAGTTCGATAATCTCCATACGATCCAGCAAAGGCCGTGGAATGGTGTCCGTCATATTTGCTGTGCAAACAAAGAGGACCTTCGATAGGTCCACGGGAACATCCATGTAGTGGTCCAAGAAAGACGAGTTCTGCTCCGGATCCAGAAGTTCAAGCAGCGCCGAAGACGGATCACCTTGGTGTCCACGGCCAATCTTATCGACCTCATCGATAAGAATGAGCGGGTTCTCTGTCTGACACTTTTTAAGGGCCTGAATGATACGTCCAGGCAAGGCACCCACATAGGTTCGTCGGTGACCTTTGATCTCAGCTACATCCGTCAGGCCGCCAACGCTAAATCGATAGTATTGTCTGTTGAGGGCACGAGCAATAGATTTGCCGATGCTGGTCTTACCCACACCAGGTGGACCAACGAAGCAGAGGATTTTGCCCTCCACAGTTCCACGAAGCTTCCCTACTGCGATAAATTCCAAGATGCGATCTTTGACATCTTTGAGGCCGTAGTGGTCTTCATCCAAGACCGTCATCGCATTTTTAATCCCAAAGTTCTCGGCGCTTCGTTTACCCCATGGGATCTGTGTTATCCAGTCAAGATAGTTTCGAGTTACGTTGAATTCAGACGCAGCCGGCTCCAGGTGCGCAAGCTTGTTCAACTCCTCATCGAATACTTTCTTGACAGCTTCCGGCATCGCCAACTTTTCTGCTTTCTCCTTGAACTTCTCGACTAGCTTGTCCTTTCCGTCGGACTCAATGCCAAGTTCTCTCCTAATACCTTTCATTTGCTCCATCAGCCAGTACTCTCGCTGTCGTTTTTGGATCTTGGCCTCGACATCTTTGGAGATCTTCGATTGTAGCTGAGCGTTCATAAGTTCCTTCTTGAGTACCACAAGAGCTTTAGATAAGCGCTCTTCAACGTTCATCGTTTCCAGGACGTCCTGTAGCTCTTTAATTTCACCAGCAGAAACAGCTGCGGCAAAATCGGCGAGTTTAGCTGGTTCCTCGATCACATTCCCAGCGGATTGGCTCATAGAAAAGGTGGATATTTGATCGCGGAATAATGGATTCAAATTCGCTACGTCCTTGAAGACGTTGACTATTTCGCTCGTGACAGCACGGATAACGGGACTCTTCTTATCGACAGGCTCTTCCGCAAGGTTGTCAACGTTAACTATGCTAACCGGGTACTTGTGTAGAAATGATGTTGGCTCGTAGTTAAGGACATCCTTCGGCGCCTGCTCCATCGTAGCCTCTTCGAAGCTGGCGACAACATCCCCTTGTTTATCCAGCGGTGCCTCCTTTTGAGCTTGTGACTCGGGTTCCTCCTTGGCTGCTTTCTCTTGTGGCGGTAGCAGCGAAGACATCTTGATCCTGCGGTGGGGATATAGAACTGCTGTCAAGCCATTCTCATCGCCATGAACCGGAAATGCACTTGTTATTTGCGCAAAAACTCCGACGTTATGAACATCGTCCATACTCTCGATAATGTCCTTGTCCGCATTTTCATCTTTGAACAGAAATGCACCGACATATGGTTGACCTCGCTTCATCATCTCTTGGACTGCTGCAACAACGTTGGGGTCTTTGATTGTGATTGCCTTGTAGAATCCAGGAAACAACGGCCTCCGCGCTATCGGAATCGCCATCACCTGCGGATATACATCGGGAATTGAGGGTTTGGAGAGCGCGCGCTCCGCTGCACTCTTTCTCCCTCTCTTTCCTCCCCCTTCTCCACTCCCGGATGAGCCCGCACTGCCTCCCGCACCGCCTCTCGCACCAGCGCCACTCGGCCGTGACTCCGCTGGTCCGCCCGACGGTGGTATAGGTGCAGGGTTGTCTGACGACCTCCCATCCTTTCCAGAATCTTCGGGCTTGGGCAGCTCTTCACGGTCAACGTCCGTTTCAGTTCCTTCTTCGCGCTCTTTCTTCTGTTGTGAAGATGTCGGCTTTTCTTTTCGTCTGGTTGGGCTCGAAGAGAAAGAATGTGCAAGTGAGGGAAAAGATCTCGAGGCAATCGCCGCGCGGAACTCTGATGATACAGGGACGTTAAGCCTAACCGGAGCAAGGTGGGATCTACATAGTATATTTCGAGGTGTTTTGCGGAACGCAGCCCTCCAGGGGAGGCTTGAACTTCGAAGCATGCTCCCAGCTGGGGATCTGATAAAAGCTCGGCGGGACGGGGTGTAGGTGGCCTAGATGAGAAATCCCCTCAAAAAACAGGCGAGCTCTCACAGGGAGGAATTCAACAACAGTGTCAGAAGAACGAGGAGAAGGCAATTCCGTCGCGTTGGAGTTGCTGCCGTCGAGAACGATGAATCAACGGAGGTGAAGCTCAACCCGGCGCGGCGGCCTCGGCGAAACACTTTTCCCGATGAAACTTTTGCCTTCATGGAATCTTCACGATGGATGTAGATCAAGGCCGCCTtcagctttttttttctcccttctctcGTCTTCTCACCCGTCACCTCGTCGCATATTTGTTTTATACCCAGTTACAGTCTGATATATACGTATTATCCGTGATCTATTACTTGCGATAAGTGGTGTGGTTCGAGCCATGCCGATGGCGGCCACATTCCCTTCACAACTTCTCCGTTCGTCTCGATGCTGCGCAAACCAATGCACGGGAATCTCCCGGCAAATACAATCGCGATCGTTTCATTGTGCCAGCAAATCATGTTATGAACGCAAATCATATATCCAATCACCGAGAAAGCGCTCTAATAGCCATGCAAGGGTAAAGTCGGCCAACCATATTTACCACATTTGAGCTTGTATACTGATTGGGGACATGGCTAGTCCTTTCATTCATCTGCTCCTGCCCAGGCGACCGTCAAAGATCCTTATAATGTCCTTGGGGTGAACAAAAATGCCTCCGCCTCCGATATCAAACGTGCGTACTACGGGCTAGCTAAAAAGTACCATCCCGATACAAACAAGGACCCCAGTGCCAAAGACAAGTTTGCGGAGGCCCAGTCCGCCTACGAAATGTTGTCGGACccagagaaaaagaaggctTATGACCAATTCGGAGCGCGAGCATTTGATCAGAATGGCGGCTTTAATCCTCACGCTGCTGGCGGCGGCCCGTTCGGAGGTGCCTCGGCCGGCGGCTTCCATGGCTTCGGTGGATTTGGCGGCGAGGTTAACTTTGAGGACCTCTTTGCGCATGCGTTTGGCGGCGCAGGCCGGCGTCGAACTTCAAGAGGTTCACCGTTCCAGTCAACCGTGCTTGTCGGTGAAGATATCGAAGTTCAAACGAACGTTTCGTTCATGGATGCGGCAAAAGGAACCAAAAAAGATATTTTTATCACCCCTCTGGTCAAGTGCAATTCTTGTCAAGGAGAGGGTTTAAAACCCGGAAGAAAGAGATCACAATGCTCCGCCTGTGGAGGATCAGGAACAACGGTCCATATTATGGGCGGGTTCCAAATGGCGAGTACCTGCGGAGCCTGTGATGGCACAGGTAGCTCGATTCCTAGAGGCGCTGAGTGCTCAAGCTGCCATGGAAACGGAGTCGTTAGAGAACGACGCACCGTTCAAGTTGATATCCCCGGGGGTGTGGAAGATGGCATGAGATTGCGGATCGCTGGAGAAGGTGACGTGCCACCTGGAGAGCCTGGCACCCGTAAACAACGAGGCGACCTGTTTGTTTTCATCAGGGTTGCTCCTGACCAAAGGTTCAGCCGATCCGGTGCCGACGTCCTTTATACTGCGTCAATCCCATTGACGACAGCCCTGCTGGGTGGTGAGGTCACTGTTCCAACGCTTGACGGCGAAGTCAAGGTGAAAGTGGCCACCGGAACTGGTACTGGTGACCAGATCACTCTATCTGGAATGGGAATGCGGAAACTGGGTGGCCGCCGCGGAGGAAATGGTGACCTCAAGGTTCAGTTCAAGGTCGCGATGCCGAAGTATCTCACTGCAAATCAACGGACCATCCTGGAGGTCCTCGCCGATGAGATGGGTGATAAAACCGCTAAGAGGGTCATGAACGTGAAAGACGACAGGTAATCAACCATGTCGAAGCTAGTGTTCTCTGTTCTCCGGCTGACACTAGCTTTCCTAGATTCGCTTCCAGCCCCGATTCAAAGTCCGAAAAGTCGGCTGATCCTCACAAGGGCGAGGGTTTCCTTAAAGCTGCTTGGCACAAATTAATGAACCAGCACCATAAGCCAACCGATTCAAGCACCGAGGGCAAGTCCGACGCCAGTCAAAAGAAGGGCTCGAACCAGGACAACTCTGATAATCACGACGAGTCCAAGAAGGCTTCGGGCTCCGGTTAAATCAATACTACCCGAGcctcttttttgattttgcttttgcttttgctcATAGCGTTCTTGCATTGCTTGAGTTtcttccatgtatattctgCTGAAAAAGCCCGTTTCCCTTTTTGGATCTGCATACCGGGAATACATACATTCATGGTTTAACTTATAGATTCAGGGATTTCCTTCCGCTGTATTATTATTTGGCAAGCTCATCTCCACTTGCTCTGAGGTTGAATTAATGTTCAGGTGTTTCGCATTGATCCTTGCAGCGGTGCATGCGCTTATGTATGGTAGCCGAATAGTGCCTTTGGAAAAGAGGATTTAatttggaaaaaaaaaaaaaaaaaaaaaaaaaaaaaaattattgaTTCATCAGACTTGCAGGGCGACAAGGCAACAGGAGTAAATTTTAATGTTGTAAAAACTTGCAGAATGGCCATGGATACTGCATCGTCTCAATGGCGCTGAGTACGATAGGCTCGAAGTCACCTTAACGCCGTACTTATTTAGTTACATCAATCCTCAGCTTTGCCTCTTGCAGCGTCATATATAACCACGGTCTGGAAAGCCCCTCGCAATTCGTCACCCTACATCTAAACCCCAACAACATCAGGTTGCCGATTCAACTTATGATTGCTTATTTGACGCCTCTCGACTGCTTCATCTACCCGTATCTACAGGCATTAATCATATAAAGCATCGTTCCTTCAGAGCGCCCGCCTCACCGATCTCAAACTCCACGAGTTATACCCGACCCATCCACCGCCCACCTTGTGCGAACATTAGGTCATCGTCCCAGGCCGAAACCAAATCACCACAGTGAATACCGTTTTATCCTTCTAACCCATCTTGCGATCTCTTTACTACCTACAACGTGGTGATATTGCTGTGCCTCGTGTCGGCAAGCATTTTCCACACCCCTCAGGCAACATGGTGCAGTCACCCATGATATCATGTCCCCTCAAGGATACGAACGAAATCGACTGGATTCAGCCATTGAAATCATATATCCGCCACACATACGGCGATGACCCGGAGAGATATTCCGAAGAATGCGCGACGTTAAATAGGCTACGGCAAGACATGCGGGGAGCGGGGAGAGACAGTGCTACTGGACGCGACCTGCTATACCGGTATTACGGGCAACTGGAATTGCTGGATTTGCGGTTCCCAGTTGATGAGAATCATATCAAAATATCTTTCACATGGTATGGGTGGTTTTGGCTTGACTTCACTGGTGAAATTGCGCATAGGCTAAAACTCATCTGGATCAACCAGGTACGATGCTTTTACTCGCAAGGCTACCTCTCAGTACTCGTTGGCGTACGAGAAGGCATCTATAATTTTCAATATCTCCGCTGTCCTGTCCTGTCACGCTGCGAACCAGAGTCGTTCAGACGATACTGGCTTAAAAACGGCCTATCATTCGTTCCAGGCTTCAGCCGGCATGTTCACGTACATCAATGACAATTTCCTCCACGCACCTTCCACCGATTTGAGCCGTGACACGGTCAAGACTTTGATAGCAATTACCTTAGCCCAGGCGCAAGAAGTCTTCCTCGAGAAGCAAGTACGGGATGAGAAGAAGCCAGGTTTCCTAGCTAAACTCGCCAGCCAGGCAGCTCACCTTTACTCTCAGGCCAGCGAAGGAGTCCAGGAGAATGTTACCAAAGGAACCTTTGAAAAAGTGTGGGCCACCTTAGTTCTGATAAAAGCGTCGCATTTATCATCAGTCGCCGGATATTATCAAGCCATTGCTGATGATGGCACCGGAATTCATGGCGTCTCG includes:
- a CDS encoding uncharacterized protein (EggNog:ENOG410PHAH~COG:T~BUSCO:1700at33183), producing the protein MAISIADTSGPFLDPILPMPNLKKSAPIKQSFLHRLGLRKWLAKESKGPQNAPAPRPPSPVPPPLPLPLAAPPPPIEPRRPVKRPDHESSDIKDNSDDKYGISPPQRRSVNNVNLSFAAEGDLETQKAERRELLTLSEKTEKSHRRAISADYRRPLSSVRTRSSRALSAPRSSAPDFSWDDNSCLTTRASFRNCSPILDNCDTPTYADTASGYGEDFEHVLQLELDKKWILNLSLRFRDRSDREKFFITYAEAPNRWRRVTVTCDYRDAELDSLEQDLKELRFHRDKNARIYEAIRDSIDEIEFYDTVTNLKLQTHEGRLHVHVTEDINEVIPYPPISSIAHLSPPLIPESHIAFHSHLSGFVYHVKLNGENYVKKEITGPDTVEEFLYEINALHALLDSDCVIKFKGILVDDSVTVVKGLLLDFASQGSLADLFFDYKGKIEWIRRERWARQIIKGLADIHEAGFVQGDFTVSNVVVDANDDAKIIDINRRGCPIGWEPPEFTKKIESKQRISMYIGVKSDLFQLGMTLWAMAMEEDEPGAQPRPLNIPGDLKIPDYFRNIVHICLNPRPQNRLSAKELLTLFPQDLPNHALEKFLEYPEQDSGNFITTQRCDVADSDVCHHNHQPDGFWEQSADSIHIHSLPNSNRSLDSDMHSNVALHLTTTRRTSANSTQYDTTRLQDEVLDDHVLRFPVGDLSCPEEASLSVEPTDNHPILEDFTQCELDPNNSRNPFSCQPVLNTGVFPIQQETQLDSLEPGSQATCPKIIVSETKELPEVLTGVGGHIPYSFENPFILSNGKTKARRVYSDPDLLSETYPAGATSSSEEATADSGDLSSAACHKATTQVLYASDFNNLLLSKLPINPAFTAYSTAKADLGLSTHRLATRISFVDKDSISAIHLDTPSIPSDDLFTSNLPINPCIDDIRRYSKRYSSSHDSLLTSQLPISPAFRASLLQQARSSNNDQVLNIPSSLCINELSSSDALPANDLFTSNLPLNPAYTSGS
- the PIM1 gene encoding ATP-dependent Lon protease pim1 (EggNog:ENOG410PFUX~COG:O~MEROPS:MER0000496~BUSCO:1228at33183) translates to MLRSSSLPWRAAFRKTPRNILCRSHLAPVRLNVPVSSEFRAAIASRSFPSLAHSFSSSPTRRKEKPTSSQQKKEREEGTETDVDREELPKPEDSGKDGRSSDNPAPIPPSGGPAESRPSGAGARGGAGGSAGSSGSGEGGGKRGRKSAAERALSKPSIPDVYPQVMAIPIARRPLFPGFYKAITIKDPNVVAAVQEMMKRGQPYVGAFLFKDENADKDIIESMDDVHNVGVFAQITSAFPVHGDENGLTAVLYPHRRIKMSSLLPPQEKAAKEEPESQAQKEAPLDKQGDVVASFEEATMEQAPKDVLNYEPTSFLHKYPVSIVNVDNLAEEPVDKKSPVIRAVTSEIVNVFKDVANLNPLFRDQISTFSMSQSAGNVIEEPAKLADFAAAVSAGEIKELQDVLETMNVEERLSKALVVLKKELMNAQLQSKISKDVEAKIQKRQREYWLMEQMKGIRRELGIESDGKDKLVEKFKEKAEKLAMPEAVKKVFDEELNKLAHLEPAASEFNVTRNYLDWITQIPWGKRSAENFGIKNAMTVLDEDHYGLKDVKDRILEFIAVGKLRGTVEGKILCFVGPPGVGKTSIGKSIARALNRQYYRFSVGGLTDVAEIKGHRRTYVGALPGRIIQALKKCQTENPLILIDEVDKIGRGHQGDPSSALLELLDPEQNSSFLDHYMDVPVDLSKVLFVCTANMTDTIPRPLLDRMEIIELSGYVADEKMAIAERYLAPAAKELSGLKEVDVKLDKNAIEELIKSYCRESGVRNLKKQIEKVYRKAALKIIQNLREEEPTEEDVVREEVRAAQEAVKNGKEAEDLNRETPLLPANVPDDVHVVITKDNLKDYVGPPVFTSDRLYEVTPPGVAMGLAWTSMGGAALYVETILQSALTPSSQPGFEQTGNLMTVMKESTVIAYSFAKSVVAKDFPGNKFFEKARLHLHCPEGAVQKDGPSAGITMATSLLSLALDQPIDPTIAMTGELTVTGKVLRIGGLREKTVAARRAGAKTIIFPSDNISDWLELPQNIKEGIDGHAVSWYSEVFDLVFKDLDSKRANNVWQAQLSDSEKADEIK
- a CDS encoding uncharacterized protein (BUSCO:176648at4751~EggNog:ENOG410PGPS~COG:O~BUSCO:6398at33183); this encodes MPMAATFPSQLLRSSRCCANQCTGISRQIQSRSFHCASKSCYERKSYIQSPRKRSNSHARSFHSSAPAQATVKDPYNVLGVNKNASASDIKRAYYGLAKKYHPDTNKDPSAKDKFAEAQSAYEMLSDPEKKKAYDQFGARAFDQNGGFNPHAAGGGPFGGASAGGFHGFGGFGGEVNFEDLFAHAFGGAGRRRTSRGSPFQSTVLVGEDIEVQTNVSFMDAAKGTKKDIFITPLVKCNSCQGEGLKPGRKRSQCSACGGSGTTVHIMGGFQMASTCGACDGTGSSIPRGAECSSCHGNGVVRERRTVQVDIPGGVEDGMRLRIAGEGDVPPGEPGTRKQRGDLFVFIRVAPDQRFSRSGADVLYTASIPLTTALLGGEVTVPTLDGEVKVKVATGTGTGDQITLSGMGMRKLGGRRGGNGDLKVQFKVAMPKYLTANQRTILEVLADEMGDKTAKRVMNVKDDRFASSPDSKSEKSADPHKGEGFLKAAWHKLMNQHHKPTDSSTEGKSDASQKKGSNQDNSDNHDESKKASGSG